The Rhopalosiphum maidis isolate BTI-1 chromosome 1, ASM367621v3, whole genome shotgun sequence genome has a segment encoding these proteins:
- the LOC113560643 gene encoding 26S proteasome non-ATPase regulatory subunit 4 — protein sequence MVLESTMICVDNSDYMRNGDFVPTRLQAQQDAVNLVCLSKTRSNPENNVGLLTLANVRVLATLTADVGRILSKLHQVQPNGVINFPTGIRIAHLALKHRQGKNHKMRIIAFIGSPVGLDEKEIIKLAKRLKKEKVNVDVVSFGEEAENSDVLTAFVNTLNGKDGGGSHLIAVPPGSHFSEALVSSPVIQGEDGAGGAGLGGTGYEFGVDPNEDPELALALRVSMEEQRARQEQEVRRGQSSSAGAETSTIRPETINETPTEEAMLERALAMSMETVEDEPMIVQEGSGASASGPSGTAASQVDFNNMTEEEQIAFAMQMSMQDSAAEEKATSSSAKSKEEAMEVEEDYSEVIDPEFIQSVLENLPGVDSQSDAVRQAVGLVSKDSKDKDQKNEKDKSNKK from the exons ATGGTTCTCGAAAGTACAATGATATG tgTTGACAACAGCGATTACATGCGCAATGGAGATTTTGTACCTACTCGTCTACAAGCTCAACAAGATGCTGTCAACTTAGTATGTCTTTCTAAGACTCGTTCTAATCCCGAGAACAACGTTGGTCTCTTAACTCTAGCCAA tgtTCGTGTATTGGCTACTTTAACAGCAGATGTTGGtcgaattttatcaaaattgcaTCAAGTACAACCCAATGGTGTCATCAATTTTCCTACTGGCATTAGAATTGCtcat ttaGCATTGAAGCATCGTCAAggaaaaaaccataaaatgcgtattattgcatttattggCAGCCCGGTGGGCTTAGatgaaaaagaaattattaagttagcCAAAAGGCTCAAGAAAGAAAAGGTTAATGTGGATGTTGTTTCTTTTGGCGAagag gcTGAAAATTCTGATGTATTAACTGCTtttgttaatacattaaatggtAAAGATGGTGGTGGCAGTCATCTTATTGCTGTACCACCTGGCTCACATTTTTCTGAAGCATTAGTATCATCACCAGTTATTCAAGGAGAAGATGGTGCTGGCGGAGCTGGTCTTGGCGGAACAGGATATGAATTTGGAGTTGATCCTAATGAAGATCCTGAATTAGCTTta GCTTTGCGTGTTTCCATGGAAGAACAAAGAGCTAGGCAGGAACAAGAAGTTCGTCGAGGTCAATCCTCATCTGCTGGTGCTGAAACTTCAACTATTCGTCCGGAAACTATTAATGAAA cTCCAACTGAAGAAGCTATGTTGGAACGTGCTTTAGCTATGTCAATGGAAACTGTTGAAGATGAGCCAATGATTGTACAGGAAGGATCAGGTGCTTCAGCTTCTGGACCTTCTGGTACAGCTGCATCTCAAGTggatttcaataatatgaCTGAAGAAGAGCAGATAGCATTTGCTATGCAAATGTCAATGCAAGATTCGGCAGCTGAAGAAAAAGCAACTTCATCGAGTGCTAAATCTAAAGAGGAAGCTATGGAAGTAGAAGAAGACTATTCAGAAGTGATTGATCctgaatttattcaaagtgTATTGGAAAATTTACCAGGTGTTGATTCTCAAAGCGATGCTGTACGCCAAGCTGTTGGTCTTGTCAGTAAGGATTCAAAGGATAAAGATCAAAAAAACGAAAAGGATAAAAGCAATAAGAAATAA